The following proteins are co-located in the Apium graveolens cultivar Ventura chromosome 5, ASM990537v1, whole genome shotgun sequence genome:
- the LOC141660489 gene encoding uncharacterized protein LOC141660489 codes for MALIDNRINDRRDCILGSARGNLAYQKFLFTVYPKFGFSLETKNIDQILSFVHDFERHNLMNAGDKVFSLTYVVAYALTNSHHSIDYKKNEYIELDDVFSEIGSVEEKQFSDISPLDNSWATDIAKNKPILGQKPKMSFRGRTLEVGESSNTSNKELLHSMSKRVDDLCQKLDHL; via the coding sequence ATGGCTTTAATAGATAATAGAATCAATGACCGAAGAGATTGTATTTTAGGTTCTGCTAGAGGTAATTTAGCATACCAAAAATTCTTGTTTACTGTCTATCCTAAATTTGGTTTTAGTTTAGAAACTAAAAATATTGATCAGATATTATCTTTCGTGCATGACTTTGAGAGACATAATCTAATGAATGCAGGTGATAAAGTATTTAGCTTAACTTATGTTGTTGCTTATGCTTTAACCAATAGTCATCATAGCATCGACTATAAGAAAAATGAATATATTGAATTGGACGATGTATTCTCAGAAATAGGATCTGTAGAAGAAAAGCAATTTTCAGATATCAGTCCTTTAGATAATTCTTGGGCAACTGATATTGCAAAGAATAAGCCAATTCTAGGACAAAAACCTAAAATGAGTTTTAGAGGAAGAACCTTAGAGGTTGGTGAATCTTCTAATACCTCTAATAAAGAATTACTTCATAGTATGTCTAAAAGAGTTGATGATTTATGTCAGAAACTGGATCATCTGTAG